Proteins encoded within one genomic window of Geotalea daltonii FRC-32:
- a CDS encoding PKD domain-containing protein, whose product MARLFQDGAGTTYDATNAIFKKVPFSTYTPFNYADAILFKQKVDNSMAGSMRDCGECHVGGGANEYVPNKSPETRTSLRDYVFGAAVTAFNYFIDSYGTRGDGFNTDGSPASFEPTVNDYSQTGVLEMDCLMCHLKDYSWEERKKAVRTGKFDASRVTGAHLGTASATDGINVTYDATRVVANGDATALKLASTVTANILSTPDSNNCVSCHMAEHAVDWKKRGDSWRSDSEIHYSIGCMGCHKRKDADYSKVGTSGFSGLKGTYGFNNISAASPGDDSKKLGQCDPAKGNAPYGSLWNGTDNGTKNCAGCHIYGGDYDPTTQSVITYDTLNAPNPTASHQAKGLTAKIVQQGGTMNGVANASHIDLMACEACHSRKGNFTGGAMVDGTGTDAEGRLADHENENVTRQNMTNNNFMSWQGTKLYAANLSTSAFWRDKNDVNFDANNDGRGGGMDALLQTHVAKINRANTYSQGPRSGQPLVALTQLGTVTAADITDHLSAIDRDLEYQLGLKASPGSTSDNTKTHVTRLSFMGVTFKTNHDISPAAKAWGAGGCADCHKGSTSNTIAGTAGDTAAGGFYNGKFMVKGDTLNISWTAGTQVTPFASVNGSTQPSDFHPGVKEKSGVRSIAVQFASNGTTIRDIDRSEGLYENAFKTRNTAFNNSITGTAITFPAPTSTSTTSQGWLLKIETKNAAGDVVARTKQVSALVTDMTGLLTNLGTSFTGTWDGTAYTGGQPEFGIRVNAAGTGLLIEARPGYTIRLHPQSDVGPLGLAGSLWVDKTYTGAATDLTGVAIATNDRKTWVAYLNSFGDPAQQTKVGIGVNPVAQFSAAFPDADPNTAGNQLLVNAPYTLAADTSVNTNGTFTYSMTITDGTTASASSISKTFTSTGNWTVSLKVTDEEGKTATATKSFYVVNPPATGMTISPTTATRGVANTYTFANLKDHDSLKIFWADGTSTVLANVGGTGSSATAPHTYGTTGIKKLTVLVYKGGVLVDTKYNYITVTL is encoded by the coding sequence TTGGCGAGATTATTTCAGGATGGTGCCGGCACCACCTATGATGCAACAAATGCCATTTTCAAAAAAGTCCCGTTCAGCACCTATACCCCATTCAATTATGCCGACGCAATTCTGTTCAAGCAGAAGGTCGACAACTCCATGGCCGGTTCCATGCGGGACTGCGGCGAATGCCATGTGGGGGGCGGCGCCAACGAGTATGTCCCCAACAAGAGCCCTGAAACCCGAACTTCCCTGCGCGATTATGTCTTCGGTGCAGCAGTTACGGCCTTCAACTATTTTATTGACAGCTATGGCACCAGGGGAGATGGCTTCAACACCGACGGTAGTCCTGCCAGCTTCGAGCCTACCGTCAACGATTACAGCCAGACCGGGGTCCTGGAAATGGACTGCCTCATGTGCCATCTGAAGGATTATTCCTGGGAGGAGCGCAAGAAGGCAGTTCGTACCGGCAAGTTTGATGCCTCCCGTGTAACCGGCGCCCATCTGGGCACTGCATCTGCCACGGACGGCATTAATGTCACCTATGACGCGACCAGGGTTGTGGCCAATGGCGATGCTACCGCCCTGAAGCTGGCAAGCACCGTTACCGCCAACATTCTGTCGACACCCGATTCCAACAACTGCGTCAGCTGCCATATGGCAGAGCACGCCGTCGATTGGAAAAAGCGGGGCGACTCTTGGCGAAGCGATTCCGAGATCCATTACAGCATAGGCTGCATGGGCTGCCACAAGCGCAAGGACGCCGACTACTCCAAAGTGGGGACTTCCGGCTTCAGTGGTCTCAAGGGCACCTATGGCTTTAACAATATCAGTGCCGCCAGTCCGGGGGACGACTCCAAGAAACTGGGACAGTGCGATCCTGCCAAGGGCAACGCTCCTTACGGGTCTCTGTGGAACGGCACGGACAACGGCACGAAGAACTGCGCCGGCTGCCATATCTATGGCGGCGACTATGATCCGACGACACAAAGTGTAATAACCTACGACACCCTCAACGCACCGAACCCGACAGCATCGCACCAGGCAAAAGGGCTGACGGCGAAGATCGTCCAACAGGGCGGCACCATGAACGGCGTAGCCAATGCCAGCCACATCGACCTCATGGCTTGCGAAGCCTGCCACTCCCGCAAAGGAAACTTCACCGGCGGCGCCATGGTTGACGGCACCGGTACCGATGCAGAAGGACGCCTTGCCGACCATGAAAACGAGAATGTAACGCGCCAGAACATGACCAACAACAACTTCATGTCCTGGCAGGGGACCAAACTCTACGCCGCAAACCTTTCCACGTCAGCCTTCTGGAGAGACAAGAATGACGTCAACTTCGACGCCAACAACGACGGCCGGGGGGGTGGCATGGATGCACTGCTCCAGACCCACGTGGCCAAAATAAACAGAGCCAACACCTACAGCCAGGGACCGAGAAGTGGACAGCCACTGGTGGCACTGACACAGCTCGGCACTGTTACAGCAGCTGATATTACCGATCATCTCAGCGCCATTGATCGTGACCTTGAATATCAGCTGGGCCTCAAAGCATCTCCCGGGTCGACATCGGACAACACCAAAACCCATGTGACCAGGCTTTCCTTCATGGGGGTCACCTTCAAAACCAACCATGACATCTCCCCGGCGGCTAAGGCCTGGGGTGCAGGTGGTTGTGCCGATTGCCACAAGGGTTCAACCAGTAATACAATTGCAGGAACTGCAGGCGACACCGCTGCCGGAGGCTTCTACAACGGCAAGTTCATGGTCAAGGGTGATACCCTTAATATCTCCTGGACCGCCGGCACACAGGTGACACCGTTTGCCTCCGTTAACGGTTCGACCCAGCCTTCCGACTTCCACCCTGGCGTCAAGGAGAAAAGCGGTGTCCGCTCAATCGCCGTTCAATTCGCCTCCAATGGGACGACCATCCGCGACATCGACAGAAGCGAAGGGTTGTATGAAAATGCCTTCAAGACACGCAACACTGCCTTCAACAACAGCATCACCGGCACCGCCATCACCTTCCCGGCACCTACCAGCACCAGTACCACAAGCCAGGGCTGGCTGTTGAAGATCGAGACGAAGAATGCTGCGGGAGATGTGGTAGCCCGTACCAAACAGGTATCTGCACTGGTTACTGACATGACAGGCCTGTTGACCAACCTGGGTACTTCCTTTACCGGCACCTGGGACGGCACCGCTTACACCGGTGGCCAGCCGGAATTCGGCATCAGGGTCAACGCTGCCGGCACCGGTCTACTCATCGAAGCACGTCCCGGTTACACTATCCGCCTGCATCCACAGAGTGACGTCGGACCACTGGGCCTGGCAGGATCTTTGTGGGTAGACAAGACATACACTGGCGCAGCCACTGATCTGACCGGGGTAGCCATTGCTACAAATGACAGGAAAACATGGGTTGCCTACCTGAACAGCTTCGGCGACCCGGCACAGCAGACAAAAGTAGGGATAGGGGTTAATCCGGTGGCCCAATTCTCCGCAGCCTTCCCCGATGCAGATCCCAACACGGCGGGCAACCAGCTGCTGGTCAACGCCCCGTACACATTGGCAGCCGACACCAGCGTCAACACCAATGGGACTTTTACCTACAGCATGACCATAACCGACGGTACCACGGCCAGCGCCTCTTCCATCAGCAAGACCTTCACCAGCACCGGCAACTGGACTGTTTCGCTAAAGGTAACCGATGAGGAAGGAAAAACTGCCACGGCAACAAAATCGTTTTATGTGGTCAATCCACCGGCGACCGGAATGACCATTTCCCCCACCACCGCCACACGAGGGGTTGCCAATACCTATACCTTCGCCAACCTCAAGGACCACGACAGCCTGAAGATATTCTGGGCTGACGGTACTTCAACCGTCCTGGCCAATGTGGGGGGAACCGGCAGTTCGGCAACTGCGCCCCATACCTATGGCACCACCGGCATCAAGAAGCTCACCGTCCTTGTCTACAAAGGTGGCGTGCTGGTGGACACGAAATACAACTACATAACCGTAACCCTGTAA
- a CDS encoding LysR family transcriptional regulator, with protein sequence METQYLKTLHTVVKTGSFSLAASDLCITQSAVSQRIKFLEERYGLSLVDRSGQSVTPTEAGRIVLQKTEQILLLEKELEAELNSLGRKSRLAFCCTPTFGIVYLPKVLNKFFLSNSDDLDFKFVLNPPEQSLKGLLSNEFHMAVIEHCNPVEAADVVTMPLPPDDLVFISSPSLAIPTELSLEELLQQRLIARREGCSSRHLLQKNLAEHGRSIDDFKGIIMHDDLHLTIQTVLAGSGIAFVSRSLVKDQIQRGQLHEHMVKGFNCTRYRTIIFKRRHSENPTLIDFVSHIKAVLPGC encoded by the coding sequence ATGGAGACCCAATACCTGAAGACTTTGCACACGGTTGTCAAGACAGGTAGTTTTTCCCTGGCGGCAAGCGATCTTTGCATCACCCAATCGGCCGTCTCACAGCGAATAAAGTTCTTGGAGGAGCGCTATGGATTGTCGCTGGTCGATCGCTCCGGCCAAAGCGTTACCCCTACCGAGGCAGGGCGGATTGTTTTGCAAAAGACAGAACAGATCCTGCTGCTGGAAAAAGAGCTGGAAGCAGAATTGAACAGTCTTGGCAGAAAAAGCAGGCTGGCATTCTGTTGTACCCCAACCTTCGGCATCGTTTACCTGCCAAAGGTCCTGAACAAATTCTTCCTCTCCAACTCTGACGATCTTGATTTCAAATTTGTCCTGAATCCCCCCGAACAGTCATTGAAGGGGCTCCTCTCCAACGAATTCCACATGGCGGTGATCGAACATTGCAACCCGGTGGAAGCAGCCGATGTGGTCACCATGCCCCTGCCTCCCGATGACCTGGTTTTCATATCGTCACCGTCTTTGGCCATCCCCACCGAATTATCCCTGGAAGAGCTCCTGCAGCAGCGGCTGATCGCCCGCCGTGAGGGGTGCAGTTCCCGTCACTTGCTGCAAAAGAATCTAGCGGAGCATGGCAGGAGCATCGATGACTTCAAGGGGATCATCATGCACGATGACCTGCACCTGACCATTCAGACGGTTCTGGCGGGAAGCGGCATCGCCTTTGTGTCCCGCAGCCTGGTCAAGGACCAGATCCAACGGGGGCAGCTCCATGAGCACATGGTCAAAGGCTTCAACTGCACCCGCTACCGCACCATCATCTTCAAACGCCGCCACAGTGAAAACCCCACCCTCATCGATTTCGTCAGTCATATTAAGGCGGTATTGCCAGGTTGTTGA